In the genome of Arachis stenosperma cultivar V10309 chromosome 6, arast.V10309.gnm1.PFL2, whole genome shotgun sequence, the window ATTTTCCACAGGAGTATTATTAGCTTCACTATCATCTCGATCATCTTCCAGATTCAATATATCTAGCATTTCAATAATGTTTCACAAATCATAATCAATAATAAGGCAAAACATTTGATTAAAGCATTACAAAATCATCCCTAACAACAACATACCCAAATCATCTAAAGCTGATTGAAGAGACATATTTGCAAGATCATTCCGCAAAGCATCAACTTCTTCAGGAGTTAAAAATGGTGGTGAATCTTCCATTATCCATTCCGAATGATCCTCAAATATGTCAAGACAAATTGGATCATAACTTTGCTTTCTCATTCGGTTCCTATGTTATCAATTAACTTGATTATTCTAATTAtgactaaaaattttaaataatgccttcaagaaagaataataaaaagtaCCTTTGTTGTAGCCTTAAGTTGTAATGAACATAAACAAGATCATTAAGCTTTTGATGCTCTAACCGATTCCTTTTCTTTGAGTGAATGTGTTCGAAAATGCTCCAGTTACGCTCACAACCTGAAGAACTACAAGTTTGACTCAAAACACGAATAGCTAACTTTTGCAGGTTTGGTGCTCCACATCCATAAGATTCCCACCATTGATCTtaacataaaaagaaaataatcacaatcataaaaatcaaatcttaaacatatcacaatcataaaaaactaattttaatacaaaatttaCCAGGCATCACTGTGCTTCGCTCACGTATTGCAGACATTCTCCCAAAGTCTCCTTCAACATTCTTAAAGATTCTCTTCTCACTTGTTAATTTAGTATTCAAATCAGCATCACCGTAAGAATATCTTTCAATCACATCTAGTAGGCCAGAAATTGTTTCTTTGTGCTTGTCAAATTCTGCAGAATTAAATCGAAAAGCTGGATTTAACCAATAACCAGCAGCATGAAGGTTTCTTTTAAGTTGTGAATCCCAACGTGAATCTAAAATCTTCAAATAAGGTTCAACAAccctctttcttttttgaaacCTCTTCACCATGTCTTCCCTAGCCTTATTCATAGCTTGATAAAGGAAACCCATTGCAGGTTTATCTTCACTATCCACAATACGCAATACATGAACAAGTGGCTCCGTAAGCTTAACAATATCAATGCATTGATTCCAAAATTTAGAATCTAAGACTTGATCCACAAACTTTTTTGCTTTGACTTCTTTAGAGTAAGCTGAACTTGTCCATTCTCTAGATGTCACCATAGCTCTCAATGCATCCTTTTGAGCCAAAATACTTTGCAAAGCAATGAAATTAGTGGCGAATCAAGTTGGAGCTGGACGAAGTATTTCTCGGCCGCCTGTGAACTGCCTCATCAAGTACAAAGGATGGCAGTGATTATAGATATACTTCGTAATCATTGATGCTTGTGACACAGTTTCAGTCACTTCCACTAACTTCCCAATATCCTGCAACATCAGATTAATACAATGTGCTGCACAAGGAGACCAATACAATCTAGGAAACTCTGATTCCAACAACCTTCCAGCAGCAACGTAATTCGCAGCATTATCCGTCACTACATGTACAACATTCTCAGGACCAACAAATAACACAACATCCCTAAGCAACTTAAACAAAGCCTCAGCAGTTTTTGATATATGAGAAGCATCAACTGACTTTAGGAAAACAGTTCCTTTAGGGCAATAAACCaagaaattaattaaagtaCGCCTACAACGATCAGTCCATCCATCAGCCATGATAGTACATCCAGTTTGTTTCCAAATCACACGATAACCTTCAATCATCTTCTTTACATCTTCAACCAATTTACTCAACAAATATCCACGAACTCTTTGGTAATTTGGCTCTTTATACCCTGCACCCATATTTGCAATAGCATCGATCATCGGTTGATAATATGCTGAATTAACCGCATTGAATGGCACAAAGGCATCCATCATCCATCTTGCAATAGCAATATCACACTTTTCCACAATTTCTTTGCTTTGGAGAACACTTTTAATACTTGGTTGAGCTCCAGGTGTTGCTGCTGGTGGAAAAAAGGATTGCAATCCCTTGAGTTGTTTTTCAACTCCCTTTCTAGAGGTAGGTGCTGGAATTCTTGATGCTTGTTGTTGTCGCATCTCATTACGTTCAATCTCATCAAATTCCCTTTCAACGTCATCACAAGCACCATAACTTTCTGCATATTCTTCTTgagttttccttttcttggttCGAAGATCTTCAATGTTTTGATTGAATTGGTGTCTCACCACAGCTGGCACCTTTCGACATGCCTCAATATCTCCACCTTTTCCAGCCAAATGATGTTTAACCTGGTTAATTCCTCCACCCCTAATAAGCTTCTCGCAATAAATACATACAAGAGCAGTTTTTTCTTTATCCAAAACTTGTTTACAATGGCCCCATGCAGGATCCGTTTTTCCTCTGTTACTAGCTTTTTGGGTTCCAATTGTTGGACTTGGATCAGGAGTTGATCCTTGTTCCTGAGAAGTTGGTGTTGGTGTTTCTAATGGTGCATTTGATGAAGCCATGCTAAATTCCTAATCAACCAGGGTCCAGGACTAAAAAACTAATCTCCAAGAATAATACACAACAACAATCCACTAAGTCACTAACTACTAAGACTAACATCCAACAGCAACCAACAATGGATAATTAACAAACTGAAGTACTGaacagaaacaaaaaataaatcaagAAACATGAGATCAAACAGAAAAACATGTGAAACAGTGAAAGTGTTAATGTTCTCATCTACCAGCATACCAAAATCAAACAGAAATCAAACATATGTGAAACCaccaattaaaaaattaacttcaAACATATGTAAACTATCAAACAGAAATCAAACTACCAAAATAGAAATCAAACTATCAAAAAATTAACTTCAAAATCAAACATATGTAAACTATCAAACATGCTCTCAAGTCTCAAGTCATCTGCCTGAATACCATAATCACTTCACTAATCAATCTACAATAATGAATTAacttcaaaaaattaaaaaattaaaaatacttacCTGCACGGCTGCACGGCTGGACCCTGGACCTGGAGGGATGGAGCGATGAGCGTCGAGCAGAGAAAAGGGAGACCTGGAGATGGAGCAACGAGCGTCGAGCAGAGAAGAGGGAGACCTGGAGGGATAGAGCGACGAGCGTCGAGCAGAGAAGAGGGAGACCTAGACGGAGACCTGGTGAGTGGCGCACTGCTCTGGATGTGGTGGTGAGGTGAGTGCCGCGTCGTTGAAGCTGAACGGCGCGACGAGGTGGCTGAAAGCCTGGAGCTGCAGCAGAGTAGGCGAGTAGCAGGGGAAGGAGTCATGGACTCATGGTGCcatggtgatggtgatggtgggAAACAGGGGAAGGGCCGAAGGGGATCTGGGATGGAGGCTAGGGTTAACCAAAATGAAACGCAGGCGCAGCAGCAGAGTTGCttttgattctttttttttttaaagaaacgacgtcgttttcctcgagaaataaaaaaaaattaaatttcgaACCGGTCCGAGTTAAACGAAACCCGCCGGTTCACCGGTTTTGGTCAAACCCGGCCGGTTCACTACGGGTCTCGCCGGTTCAATTCCTTGTCCGGTTCGACGACTGACCCAGACTGGTTATGGCACCGGTTCGCCGGTTTTCCGGTCCGACCGGCCGGGTCGGTCCGGTTCTGCCAACTAtgcttaaaatttaaaaatattataataaatattaatataaaaattaaatttaaatattaattattatatagaattatattaaatattttaattttaataaatataaattaatttta includes:
- the LOC130934278 gene encoding uncharacterized protein LOC130934278 produces the protein MASSNAPLETPTPTSQEQGSTPDPSPTIGTQKASNRGKTDPAWGHCKQVLDKEKTALVCIYCEKLIRGGGINQVKHHLAGKGGDIEACRKVPAVVRHQFNQNIEDLRTKKRKTQEEYAESYGACDDVEREFDEIERNEMRQQQASRIPAPTSRKGVEKQLKGLQSFFPPAATPGAQPSIKSVLQSKEIVEKCDIAIARWMMDAFVPFNAVNSAYYQPMIDAIANMGAGYKEPNYQRVRGYLLSKLVEDVKKMIEGYRVIWKQTGCTIMADGWTDRCRRTLINFLVYCPKGTVFLKSVDASHISKTAEALFKLLRDVVLFVGPENVVHVVTDNAANYVAAGRLLESEFPRLYWSPCAAHCINLMLQDIGKLVEVTETVSQASMITKYIYNHCHPLYLMRQFTGGREILRPAPT